A stretch of the uncultured Cohaesibacter sp. genome encodes the following:
- a CDS encoding DUF1643 domain-containing protein yields the protein MGLIIKCHEDAGTVSTALYSPCGTYRYALTREWDSEGKRLLFIMLNPSKATELENDPTIERCERRARALGFGAFRACNLFAYHATDPRDLKKANDPIGPDNLGQLMQAARWADVILCAWGVHGAHMGLGPAMAALLRAEGFDLYHLGLSKDGHPKHPLYIGYATSPYSWR from the coding sequence ATGGGTCTGATCATCAAATGCCATGAAGATGCTGGCACAGTGTCAACCGCGCTTTATTCGCCTTGCGGAACCTATCGCTACGCCTTGACGCGAGAATGGGACAGTGAGGGCAAGCGGCTGCTTTTCATCATGCTCAATCCCTCCAAGGCAACGGAATTGGAAAATGATCCAACCATCGAGCGCTGTGAGCGTCGGGCAAGGGCCTTGGGCTTTGGCGCTTTCAGGGCCTGCAATCTGTTTGCCTACCACGCCACCGATCCCCGCGACCTCAAGAAGGCCAACGACCCGATCGGTCCTGACAATCTTGGCCAATTGATGCAAGCGGCTCGTTGGGCTGATGTGATTCTCTGTGCCTGGGGCGTCCACGGGGCGCATATGGGACTGGGCCCGGCTATGGCCGCTCTTCTGCGAGCGGAAGGCTTCGATTTGTATCATCTGGGCCTGTCAAAAGATGGCCACCCCAAACACCCACTCTATATCGGATATGCCACAAGTCCGTACAGCTGGCGATAA
- a CDS encoding argininosuccinate synthase, whose translation MAKKGDIKKVVLAYSGGLDTSIILKWLQTEYGCEVVTFTADLGQGEELEPARKKAEMLGIKDIYIEDVREEFVRDFVFPMFRANALYEGVYLLGTSIARPLISKRLVEIAKEVGADAVAHGATGKGNDQVRFELAARALNPDIKVIAPWREWDLTSRTKLLEFAEQNQIPITKDKRGEAPFSVDANLLHTSSEGRVLEDPAVPAEEYVYSRTISPEEAPDQATIIEVGFEKGDAVSIDGVKMTPAEILTKLNQLGHDNGIGRLDLVENRFVGMKSRGIYETPGGTILLAAHRGIESITLDGGAAHLKDSIMPRYAELIYNGFWYSPEREMLQALIDKSQEYVTGTVKLKLYKGNADVIARDSEFSLYSEDLVTFEEGAIDYDHNDAAGFIELNALRLRTIGYRNRKAK comes from the coding sequence ATGGCTAAAAAAGGCGATATCAAAAAGGTCGTGCTGGCCTATTCCGGTGGCCTCGACACATCCATCATCCTCAAATGGCTCCAGACCGAATATGGCTGCGAAGTCGTCACCTTCACCGCCGACCTCGGTCAGGGTGAAGAACTCGAACCGGCCCGCAAGAAAGCCGAAATGCTCGGCATCAAGGACATCTATATCGAGGATGTGCGCGAAGAATTCGTCCGCGACTTCGTCTTCCCGATGTTCCGCGCCAATGCCCTTTATGAAGGCGTCTATCTGCTGGGCACCTCCATCGCCCGTCCGCTGATCTCCAAACGTCTTGTCGAGATCGCCAAGGAAGTCGGCGCCGATGCGGTCGCCCATGGGGCCACCGGCAAAGGCAACGATCAGGTCCGCTTCGAGCTGGCCGCCCGGGCTCTCAACCCGGACATCAAGGTCATCGCCCCTTGGCGTGAATGGGACCTGACATCGCGTACCAAATTGCTGGAATTTGCCGAGCAGAACCAGATCCCCATCACCAAAGATAAGCGTGGCGAAGCCCCCTTCTCGGTCGATGCCAACCTGCTGCATACCTCCTCGGAGGGTCGCGTGCTGGAAGACCCGGCTGTGCCAGCCGAGGAATATGTCTATTCGCGCACCATCAGCCCGGAAGAAGCGCCCGATCAGGCCACCATCATCGAAGTCGGCTTTGAGAAAGGCGACGCGGTTTCCATCGATGGCGTCAAAATGACCCCGGCGGAAATCCTGACCAAGCTCAACCAGCTCGGCCATGACAATGGCATTGGCCGTCTTGATCTCGTCGAGAACCGCTTTGTTGGCATGAAATCGCGCGGCATTTATGAGACCCCGGGCGGCACCATCCTGCTGGCAGCCCACCGTGGCATCGAGAGCATTACGCTTGATGGCGGCGCAGCCCATCTCAAGGATAGCATCATGCCGCGCTATGCCGAGCTGATCTATAACGGTTTCTGGTACAGCCCTGAACGTGAAATGCTTCAGGCCCTGATCGACAAGAGTCAGGAATATGTCACCGGCACCGTCAAGCTGAAGCTTTATAAAGGCAACGCCGATGTCATCGCCCGCGACAGCGAGTTCAGCCTCTATTCCGAGGATCTGGTGACGTTTGAGGAAGGCGCGATCGATTATGATCACAATGACGCAGCCGGCTTCATTGAGCTCAATGCCCTGCGCCTCAGAACCATCGGGTATCGCAACCGCAAAGCCAAATAA
- a CDS encoding phosphatase PAP2 family protein, with protein MMDALIRPLIKESKDDPVYMALIVTGALSLVFMALPQIDLWVSSLFFSETQGFWAKQTWFFQTLRQMGIIWPRLIIIGLVLFLIARLFWPQLRKLISVAHALVLVLTVLLGTGLLVNLVLKNFWGRARPIQTDIFGGPWPFSEVWLIAGNCYKNCSFVSGEGSMSFWLFGLLLLLPLAWRKTGFWIIFVFASLFSMNRIAFGGHYLSDVLISWSLTALVMAIFYKLFCENSPLGWTPDRLEAAWDRAGAWLRGKVFMPA; from the coding sequence ATGATGGATGCCCTGATCAGGCCTCTGATAAAGGAAAGCAAGGACGATCCCGTCTATATGGCACTGATTGTCACGGGAGCTCTGTCTCTGGTCTTCATGGCCCTGCCGCAGATCGATCTCTGGGTTTCGAGCCTGTTTTTCAGCGAGACCCAAGGCTTCTGGGCCAAACAGACATGGTTCTTCCAGACCCTGCGCCAGATGGGCATAATCTGGCCGCGCCTGATTATCATCGGGCTGGTTCTGTTCCTAATCGCCCGTCTGTTCTGGCCGCAATTGCGCAAACTGATCTCGGTCGCCCACGCGCTGGTTCTGGTCCTGACGGTCCTTTTGGGAACCGGTCTACTGGTCAATCTTGTGCTCAAGAATTTTTGGGGCCGCGCCCGCCCCATCCAGACCGACATTTTCGGCGGCCCATGGCCATTTTCCGAAGTATGGCTGATCGCTGGCAACTGTTATAAAAACTGTTCTTTCGTCTCCGGCGAAGGGTCCATGTCTTTCTGGCTGTTTGGCCTGTTATTGCTGTTGCCATTGGCTTGGCGCAAAACCGGCTTCTGGATCATTTTCGTCTTTGCCAGCCTCTTTTCAATGAACCGCATCGCTTTTGGTGGCCATTATCTGTCCGACGTTCTGATATCCTGGTCCCTCACCGCTCTGGTCATGGCCATCTTTTACAAGCTCTTCTGCGAGAATAGCCCCCTTGGATGGACGCCGGATCGGCTCGAAGCCGCATGGGACAGAGCCGGTGCATGGCTGCGTGGCAAAGTGTTCATGCCAGCCTGA
- a CDS encoding LysR family transcriptional regulator codes for MEAHWDDLKLFLMVAEGGGLSAAAQRTGISAPTIGRRMLGLERVMNRMLFERSRRGYVLAADGQTLLEKVRAMQKIADDITRWHAGAFQDPFVGIAGDAWLTRFLAHHSSALTRGAGDVRYCAHDAHAGLSLVNRDCDIAVLADPPKAGNFAVRRSVDVVYGIYQRRLGEGSPTGDESPMWVSLGKEEARFAADRWVYERFDNEIASWTNSPSVLLEMIVVGLGKGVLPCYIGDAHPGLERVGEPLDELACRFHIVANDDDRRRPEIRTMIERLSTLLEDNRALFAGDCGKEAAPMGKQGGS; via the coding sequence ATGGAAGCGCATTGGGACGATCTCAAACTCTTTTTGATGGTTGCAGAAGGTGGAGGGCTGTCAGCCGCCGCCCAGCGCACTGGGATATCGGCGCCAACGATCGGGCGGCGGATGCTGGGGCTCGAACGGGTGATGAACAGGATGCTGTTCGAGCGCTCCCGCCGTGGATATGTGTTGGCGGCGGATGGGCAGACCTTGCTGGAAAAGGTTCGTGCCATGCAGAAAATCGCCGATGATATTACCCGCTGGCATGCCGGAGCGTTTCAGGACCCCTTTGTCGGCATTGCCGGAGATGCGTGGCTGACACGCTTTCTTGCTCATCATTCGAGTGCCCTGACCCGTGGAGCGGGGGATGTGCGCTATTGCGCCCATGATGCCCATGCGGGGCTTAGTCTGGTCAATCGGGATTGTGATATTGCCGTACTCGCGGATCCACCCAAGGCGGGCAATTTCGCGGTGCGACGCTCGGTCGATGTGGTCTATGGCATCTATCAGCGGCGATTGGGGGAGGGGTCTCCAACCGGTGATGAATCCCCGATGTGGGTGTCTTTGGGCAAGGAGGAAGCGCGGTTTGCGGCTGATCGCTGGGTTTATGAGCGCTTTGACAACGAGATTGCCAGCTGGACCAATAGCCCGTCGGTGCTGCTGGAGATGATCGTGGTTGGCTTGGGCAAAGGGGTGTTGCCCTGCTATATCGGCGATGCCCATCCGGGGCTGGAACGGGTGGGGGAACCGCTTGATGAGCTGGCCTGTCGGTTTCACATTGTTGCCAATGATGATGACCGGCGCAGACCGGAAATCCGCACGATGATTGAGCGGCTCTCAACGTTGCTGGAAGACAATCGGGCTTTGTTCGCCGGAGACTGCGGTAAAGAGGCCGCGCCAATGGGTAAGCAAGGTGGGAGTTAA
- the rlmN gene encoding 23S rRNA (adenine(2503)-C(2))-methyltransferase RlmN, translating to MTMDTASLAADAATKSVAPQTQAPETVEIETSHGYSWPALDPDKLNLVGMDRNDLSEAMRRVGVAEKQIRMRVNQLWHWIYIRGATSFDQMTNISKDLRSKMDLVFTVTHPELVAEQISVDGTRKWLLRFPPRGAGKPVEVETVYIPDENRGTLCVSSQVGCTLNCTFCHTGTQKLVRNLTSEEIVAQLRVAREMLNDFPEREPETGAIVPKMGRFVSNVVMMGMGEPLFNYDHVKTAMLIMSDGDGLSISKRRVTLSTSGHVPNIERIGAEAGCMLAISLHATTDELRDELVPINKKWPLKELLEACRTYPGVSNAKRITFEYVMLKGVNDSIDDARRLVKMLRGIPAKINLIPFNPWPGTQYECSEWEQIEEFADFINRAGYASPVRTPRGRDIFAACGQLKSETERLRKVERDKLEAELAALERMRLSNLAGDGHDDDMEEDE from the coding sequence ATGACCATGGACACTGCATCCCTTGCGGCAGACGCCGCCACAAAGTCTGTTGCCCCGCAAACACAGGCACCCGAAACCGTCGAAATCGAAACCAGCCATGGCTATAGTTGGCCTGCGCTTGATCCGGACAAGCTCAATCTTGTCGGCATGGATCGCAACGATCTGAGCGAAGCCATGCGCCGGGTGGGTGTTGCGGAAAAACAGATCCGCATGCGCGTCAACCAGCTTTGGCACTGGATCTATATTCGTGGCGCAACGTCCTTTGATCAGATGACCAATATCTCCAAGGATCTGCGCTCCAAGATGGATCTGGTTTTTACGGTCACCCACCCGGAACTGGTCGCCGAGCAGATCTCAGTTGACGGCACCCGCAAATGGCTTTTGCGTTTCCCGCCACGCGGCGCAGGCAAACCGGTGGAAGTGGAAACGGTCTATATCCCGGACGAAAACCGCGGCACCCTGTGTGTTTCCAGTCAGGTCGGCTGTACGCTCAATTGCACCTTCTGCCACACGGGCACCCAGAAACTGGTCCGCAACCTGACCTCCGAGGAAATCGTCGCCCAGCTGCGCGTTGCCCGCGAAATGCTCAACGACTTCCCCGAGCGCGAGCCTGAAACCGGCGCTATTGTGCCCAAAATGGGCCGTTTCGTCTCCAACGTCGTGATGATGGGCATGGGCGAGCCGCTCTTCAACTATGACCATGTCAAAACCGCGATGCTGATCATGTCCGATGGCGATGGGCTGTCCATTTCCAAGCGCCGCGTCACCCTGTCCACTTCGGGCCATGTGCCAAATATCGAACGGATCGGTGCGGAAGCTGGCTGCATGCTGGCCATTTCGCTCCATGCCACCACGGATGAGCTGCGCGACGAGTTGGTGCCGATCAACAAGAAATGGCCTCTGAAAGAACTGCTTGAAGCCTGCCGCACCTATCCCGGCGTGTCCAATGCCAAGCGGATCACCTTTGAATATGTGATGCTCAAGGGGGTCAACGATTCCATTGATGACGCCCGTCGACTGGTCAAGATGCTGCGCGGCATTCCCGCCAAGATCAACCTCATTCCGTTCAACCCATGGCCGGGGACCCAGTATGAATGCTCCGAGTGGGAGCAGATCGAGGAATTTGCCGATTTCATCAACCGCGCAGGCTATGCCTCTCCGGTCCGCACCCCGCGTGGCCGCGACATCTTCGCCGCCTGCGGTCAGCTGAAGTCGGAAACCGAGCGTCTGCGCAAAGTCGAGCGCGACAAGCTGGAAGCCGAATTGGCAGCCCTTGAAAGAATGCGCCTGTCCAATCTTGCGGGCGATGGCCATGATGACGATATGGAAGAGGACGAATAG
- a CDS encoding invasion associated locus B family protein: MKSVNILGAATLFALTATAAFAQGAATRVEQFKDWGTYVFNDPQRGKMCFAVSQPKDMEPKNVNRDPVYFFITTRPREGVREEVNVITGYPYKEGSKTTIEVGSDRFTLYTSGDGAWLENAAEEARLVGAMRRGSSMIVRGTSRRGTLTVDTYSLSGVTAASRAALDQCK, from the coding sequence ATGAAAAGCGTAAATATCCTCGGTGCAGCCACCCTTTTCGCACTTACCGCCACTGCAGCTTTCGCGCAGGGCGCAGCGACTCGCGTAGAGCAATTCAAGGACTGGGGCACATATGTCTTCAATGATCCGCAGCGCGGCAAAATGTGCTTCGCGGTCAGTCAGCCCAAGGACATGGAACCAAAGAATGTGAACCGGGATCCGGTTTACTTCTTCATCACCACACGTCCAAGGGAAGGTGTTCGCGAAGAAGTCAACGTGATCACCGGTTATCCTTACAAGGAAGGTTCCAAGACAACCATCGAAGTTGGTTCCGACCGCTTCACCCTCTACACCTCTGGTGATGGGGCATGGTTGGAAAATGCCGCAGAAGAAGCCCGTCTGGTTGGCGCCATGCGTCGCGGCTCTTCCATGATTGTGCGGGGCACCTCCCGTCGTGGCACTTTGACAGTGGACACCTATTCCCTGTCCGGTGTGACGGCAGCCAGTCGCGCTGCACTTGATCAGTGCAAATAG
- a CDS encoding DUF2798 domain-containing protein produces MIPARFAPILFGLFLSGLMSFIVSGIATYRALGLIDGFADEWIGSWLSAWAVAFPTVLVVAPLARHLVAFLVAKPNQPTS; encoded by the coding sequence ATGATCCCTGCCCGCTTCGCTCCCATTCTGTTCGGTCTGTTCCTCTCGGGCCTGATGTCCTTCATCGTTTCGGGCATTGCGACCTATCGCGCCCTTGGCCTGATTGATGGATTCGCGGACGAATGGATCGGGTCATGGCTCTCCGCCTGGGCCGTTGCCTTCCCCACCGTGCTTGTGGTCGCCCCTCTAGCGCGCCATTTGGTCGCCTTTTTGGTAGCAAAACCGAACCAACCCACAAGCTGA
- a CDS encoding RNA methyltransferase, protein MRGYFAIGVEGLSKEGNFGNLVRTAHAFGASFFFTVAAERSFSQPGTDTSRSSDHIPYYPWDNADSMQLPKDCRLVGVELTDDAIDLPSFRHPTKAAYILGPERGNLTASLQDRCEFIIKIPTLFCLNVATAGAIIMYDRVQSMGGFTDRPVRVGGPAEIRTHQHGKPKFRAGIPDALKG, encoded by the coding sequence ATGCGGGGTTATTTCGCAATCGGCGTGGAAGGTCTGTCCAAGGAAGGCAATTTCGGCAATCTGGTCCGCACGGCTCATGCCTTCGGTGCGAGTTTCTTTTTCACGGTTGCCGCCGAGCGCAGCTTCAGTCAGCCGGGCACCGACACCTCGCGCTCGTCCGATCACATTCCCTATTATCCATGGGACAATGCAGACAGCATGCAATTGCCAAAGGATTGCCGTCTGGTGGGCGTTGAACTGACCGATGATGCGATCGACCTGCCTTCCTTCCGTCATCCGACCAAAGCCGCCTATATTTTGGGCCCTGAGCGCGGCAACCTGACCGCCTCGTTGCAGGACCGGTGCGAATTCATCATCAAGATCCCGACCCTTTTCTGTCTCAATGTCGCCACTGCTGGCGCGATCATCATGTATGATCGTGTGCAATCGATGGGTGGTTTCACGGACCGCCCGGTGCGCGTGGGTGGCCCGGCTGAGATCAGAACCCATCAGCACGGCAAACCGAAATTCCGCGCCGGCATTCCCGATGCCCTCAAGGGTTGA
- a CDS encoding NADPH:quinone oxidoreductase family protein, translated as MRAVLCEAFGSVDDLVVKDIDKPVADEGQVLIRVRAAALNFFDTLIIRNHYQYTPDLPFSPAGEISGEIEAVGRGVDACRIGERVLAYIRWGGARDYVVVNADEAITMPQALGFEQAAGLMITYGTTIYALKSRAKLQPGESLAVLGAAGGVGLAAVEIGKLMGARVIACASSDEKLDLCESHGADERVNYKLADLKGALKGLTNGRGVDVVYDPVGGDLAEAALRATSWYGRFLVIGFASGTIPKMPLNLVMLKSVDVLGVFWGEAIVRDPDEHADNMSLIMQWVSEGKLKPHLHQSYPLEDTAKAIAAIQNREVKGKVVITL; from the coding sequence ATGCGCGCGGTGCTGTGTGAGGCGTTCGGGTCGGTTGACGATCTGGTTGTTAAAGACATCGACAAGCCGGTGGCCGATGAGGGTCAGGTGCTGATTCGGGTGCGGGCGGCAGCGCTCAATTTCTTCGATACGCTGATCATTCGTAACCATTATCAATATACGCCAGATTTGCCCTTTTCTCCTGCTGGAGAAATTTCCGGCGAAATCGAAGCCGTTGGACGCGGGGTGGACGCCTGCCGTATTGGCGAGCGGGTGCTGGCCTATATTCGCTGGGGCGGGGCACGGGATTATGTGGTGGTCAATGCGGATGAAGCCATCACTATGCCTCAAGCCCTTGGCTTTGAACAAGCCGCGGGGCTGATGATCACCTATGGCACGACCATCTATGCGCTCAAAAGCCGGGCGAAGCTGCAGCCGGGGGAAAGCCTTGCCGTGCTGGGGGCGGCTGGAGGGGTCGGGCTGGCGGCAGTGGAAATCGGCAAGCTGATGGGCGCGCGGGTGATCGCCTGTGCCTCATCGGATGAAAAGCTCGATCTGTGTGAGAGTCACGGGGCAGACGAGCGGGTCAATTACAAGCTTGCTGACTTGAAGGGGGCGCTGAAAGGGCTGACCAATGGGCGCGGGGTGGATGTTGTCTATGATCCGGTCGGTGGTGATCTGGCAGAAGCGGCCTTGCGGGCAACCAGTTGGTATGGGCGCTTTCTGGTGATCGGCTTTGCGTCCGGTACGATCCCGAAGATGCCACTCAATCTGGTGATGCTGAAGAGTGTTGATGTGCTCGGTGTCTTTTGGGGCGAGGCGATTGTTCGCGATCCCGACGAGCATGCGGACAATATGAGTTTGATCATGCAATGGGTGAGCGAAGGCAAGCTCAAGCCCCATTTGCATCAAAGCTATCCTTTGGAAGACACGGCCAAAGCCATTGCCGCCATTCAGAACAGGGAGGTGAAGGGCAAGGTGGTGATCACCCTCTAA
- a CDS encoding YkvA family protein: MNHRHYNEDELELLPPEKAAEDDKGHRDAKTARKASEVRKQFWSVISKAAKQLPFIEEIVAGYYCAFDRNTPFKVRLTLIGALAYFVMPLDVVPDFIMGIGFADDVALLTYVLKTVHDNITDAHRLRAKQALSEHDIHVER, encoded by the coding sequence GTGAACCATCGACATTACAACGAGGATGAACTGGAGCTTTTGCCTCCCGAAAAAGCCGCCGAGGATGACAAAGGCCATCGCGATGCCAAGACTGCCCGCAAGGCTTCCGAGGTACGCAAGCAATTCTGGTCGGTCATCAGCAAAGCGGCCAAACAGCTGCCGTTCATTGAGGAAATTGTCGCAGGTTATTATTGCGCCTTTGATCGCAACACCCCGTTCAAAGTCCGTCTGACACTGATCGGAGCGCTGGCCTATTTTGTCATGCCGCTTGATGTGGTGCCCGATTTCATCATGGGCATTGGCTTTGCCGACGATGTAGCCTTGCTGACCTATGTGCTCAAAACGGTGCATGACAATATCACCGACGCCCACCGCCTGCGCGCCAAACAGGCCTTGTCGGAACATGACATTCATGTGGAGCGCTAG